From a single Endozoicomonas euniceicola genomic region:
- the menH gene encoding 2-succinyl-6-hydroxy-2,4-cyclohexadiene-1-carboxylate synthase, translating to MNNLAYRTWGIRGRPTLVLLHGFLGDSEDWLPLVSLLEEDFYLVAVDLPGHAKSLNVELSDDKAFALFSDLLDLTLHQLDLKHYSLLGYSLGGRLALLHSLSHSHRVEQLLLESCHPGLESEADRDIRRQSDKEWAERFRTEPLDEVLQQWYHQPVFADLNSQQRQTLMEYRLEINRNGRLLGDILEYCSLSRQPACWGQMEDVPFPVHYFYGERDLKYTGIALRLHKSGSLAGLHKIAGTGHNIHRERPADMAAIIRQQLGRSSE from the coding sequence ATGAATAACCTTGCTTACCGAACCTGGGGTATTCGGGGGCGTCCGACCCTGGTATTACTGCATGGTTTTCTGGGAGACAGTGAAGACTGGTTGCCGCTGGTGTCACTGCTGGAAGAAGATTTTTACCTGGTGGCTGTAGACCTTCCGGGGCACGCTAAAAGCCTGAATGTCGAACTGTCTGACGACAAGGCATTTGCACTATTCAGTGACCTGCTGGATCTGACCCTGCATCAGCTGGACCTGAAACATTACAGCCTGTTGGGGTACTCCCTGGGTGGGCGACTGGCTCTGTTGCACAGCCTGAGCCACAGCCACAGGGTTGAGCAGCTGTTACTGGAATCCTGTCATCCGGGGCTGGAGTCGGAAGCTGACAGAGACATACGTCGCCAGAGTGATAAAGAGTGGGCAGAGCGTTTCCGGACGGAGCCTCTGGATGAAGTGCTTCAGCAATGGTATCACCAGCCTGTTTTTGCCGACCTGAACAGCCAGCAAAGACAGACTCTGATGGAATACCGGCTCGAAATAAACAGAAATGGTCGTTTACTGGGTGACATACTCGAATACTGTAGTTTATCCAGACAGCCTGCCTGCTGGGGGCAAATGGAAGATGTTCCGTTTCCTGTTCATTACTTTTACGGGGAACGGGATTTGAAATACACCGGGATTGCTTTGCGGTTGCATAAGTCCGGTAGTCTGGCCGGCCTGCATAAAATTGCTGGTACCGGTCACAATATCCATCGGGAGCGGCCAGCTGACATGGCCGCTATCATTCGACAGCAGCTGGGGCGCTCCAGCGAGTAA
- the pdxB gene encoding 4-phosphoerythronate dehydrogenase PdxB, protein MKSDASRPSSLEPRALKIVADENIPLVRECFAGLGDVVTLPGRSLTADDLAGADVLVARSVTKVNKELIQNSSLKFVGTCTAGCDHIELPALKEQGVGFSNAPGCNARSVVEYVLCALDILAERDGYCITGRTVGIVGKGQVGGRLYRALQALGVRVMANDPLLEAEAGVELVELDELLERCDVIALHTPLTTSGDYPTYHLFGEQQLLAMKHGTVLINAGRGAVVDNRALLNVLKARDDLSVVLDVWEHEPEVDPELLELVDIGTPHIAGYSLDAKVTGTVMVYQALCRFLGLPARTSQQDLTPLPPLMKLDFTGTVDADQAASVAMRATYDIRRDDALMRRLLKMEPEARKLAFDFMRKNYSERREFSTLKIDASRSSQEVQQRLQALGFDVLDE, encoded by the coding sequence ATGAAATCTGATGCTTCAAGACCTTCTTCTTTAGAGCCAAGGGCTTTAAAAATAGTGGCCGACGAAAATATTCCCCTGGTGCGGGAGTGCTTTGCCGGGCTGGGCGATGTGGTGACTTTGCCGGGGCGCAGTCTCACCGCCGACGATCTGGCCGGGGCGGATGTGCTGGTGGCACGCTCTGTCACCAAAGTGAATAAAGAGCTGATACAGAACAGCTCCCTGAAATTTGTCGGAACCTGCACCGCTGGCTGTGACCATATTGAGCTGCCAGCCCTGAAAGAGCAGGGCGTTGGGTTTTCCAATGCGCCGGGCTGCAATGCCCGCTCGGTGGTGGAGTATGTGTTGTGTGCACTGGATATTCTTGCGGAGCGGGATGGTTACTGCATAACCGGTCGTACTGTTGGGATTGTCGGTAAGGGGCAGGTTGGCGGTCGCCTCTATCGAGCTTTGCAAGCATTGGGGGTAAGGGTGATGGCTAATGACCCTCTGCTTGAAGCAGAAGCTGGTGTTGAGCTGGTGGAACTGGATGAGCTGCTTGAACGCTGCGATGTTATTGCCCTGCATACGCCCTTGACTACCTCGGGTGACTACCCGACTTACCATCTGTTTGGCGAACAGCAATTGCTGGCTATGAAGCATGGCACGGTATTGATTAATGCCGGGCGGGGAGCTGTGGTTGACAACCGGGCGTTGCTGAATGTTCTGAAGGCCAGGGATGACCTTAGCGTGGTGCTGGATGTCTGGGAGCACGAACCGGAGGTCGATCCTGAATTGCTGGAGCTGGTGGATATTGGCACACCGCATATTGCCGGTTACAGTCTGGACGCCAAAGTGACGGGAACGGTTATGGTGTATCAGGCACTTTGTCGCTTTCTGGGGCTGCCTGCCCGAACCTCGCAACAGGATCTTACGCCGTTGCCGCCGCTTATGAAACTGGACTTTACGGGCACGGTCGATGCTGATCAGGCCGCTTCTGTTGCCATGCGAGCCACTTATGATATTCGGCGTGATGACGCCCTGATGCGTCGCCTGCTGAAAATGGAACCGGAAGCGCGCAAGCTGGCTTTTGACTTTATGCGTAAAAATTACTCAGAACGTCGGGAGTTCAGCACTTTGAAGATTGATGCCAGCCGTTCCAGTCAGGAGGTGCAGCAACGTTTGCAGGCGCTGGGTTTTGATGTGCTGGATGAGTGA
- a CDS encoding isochorismate synthase: MQEVNVYTPALTNHLRQLLQKPAPGVPVVRIEQSVPAYNLLSWLEHQKSPQPEKSPQPEKSPHNQQRSYWRDRDADIEIATLGQCWSMAIPSRQELPEAIDRVVALINDSGTWAEKARSLLWLSFSDVDRMVWPAFGYGCVYLPQIEMLSTRKGTTVACYLKAETDELWQSDIRSALKQLAAIKWQVSDRHDAYQLGPLHYQPGQAGCSRNIARAKQAFMAGEMQKVVLSRSATTTIKGVFSPWRLLQRWRVANPRSYVFAVEAGNGDLFFGCSPERLMARRGRVIHTEALAGTAPRGSSGEEDNALEQSLLNDSKNIYENQLVLKDIRDRLGDLCQSLEADRSHSVVKLKSIQHLRYLIRGVLKAGVTDAGLLTALHPTPAVGGTSREVAMQFIENHEGYARGLYAGVFGMVSPEHTEMAVTIRSGLLRKLSDNLQQLSLFSGGGIVQGSVATEEWQELNNKLATVYSLLKDAEQENVAL; the protein is encoded by the coding sequence ATGCAAGAAGTTAATGTTTATACACCTGCGTTGACAAACCATCTGCGGCAGCTTCTGCAGAAGCCTGCACCGGGTGTGCCTGTTGTGCGAATTGAGCAGTCAGTACCAGCGTACAACCTGCTGTCGTGGCTGGAACACCAAAAGAGCCCTCAGCCTGAAAAGAGCCCTCAGCCTGAAAAGAGCCCTCATAATCAGCAACGATCTTACTGGCGTGACCGGGACGCTGATATAGAAATTGCCACCCTGGGTCAGTGCTGGAGTATGGCGATTCCATCACGACAGGAATTGCCTGAAGCGATTGACAGAGTTGTCGCCCTGATAAACGACTCGGGCACATGGGCTGAAAAGGCCCGTTCATTGTTGTGGCTGTCGTTTTCAGATGTTGACCGGATGGTCTGGCCAGCCTTTGGCTATGGCTGTGTTTATCTGCCACAGATTGAAATGCTGTCAACCCGAAAAGGTACAACAGTGGCTTGCTATCTAAAGGCTGAGACAGATGAACTCTGGCAGTCCGATATTCGCAGTGCGCTGAAACAGCTGGCTGCCATCAAATGGCAGGTGTCTGACAGGCACGACGCTTATCAGCTTGGTCCATTGCATTACCAGCCAGGGCAGGCCGGCTGTAGCCGTAACATTGCCAGGGCTAAACAGGCCTTTATGGCGGGGGAAATGCAGAAAGTTGTACTATCACGCTCTGCCACAACCACGATCAAGGGAGTCTTTAGCCCCTGGCGGTTACTACAACGCTGGCGGGTGGCTAACCCCCGCTCTTATGTGTTTGCTGTTGAAGCAGGTAATGGTGACCTGTTTTTTGGTTGCTCTCCGGAGCGGCTAATGGCTCGACGGGGAAGAGTTATTCATACTGAAGCGCTGGCTGGCACAGCCCCCAGGGGAAGTAGCGGGGAAGAAGACAATGCTCTGGAACAATCGCTATTAAACGACAGTAAAAACATTTATGAAAACCAGCTGGTACTGAAAGATATCCGTGATCGGCTGGGAGACTTGTGCCAGTCGCTGGAGGCAGACCGAAGCCATTCAGTGGTCAAACTCAAATCTATCCAGCATTTACGTTATCTGATTCGGGGTGTGCTTAAAGCCGGAGTAACGGATGCCGGGCTTCTGACGGCTCTGCATCCCACACCAGCGGTGGGTGGTACCAGCCGGGAAGTCGCCATGCAGTTTATTGAAAACCATGAAGGTTACGCCCGTGGTCTTTATGCGGGCGTCTTTGGCATGGTCTCGCCGGAGCATACCGAAATGGCGGTTACCATTCGTTCCGGATTGCTGCGAAAACTGTCGGACAACCTGCAACAACTGTCGTTATTCTCCGGAGGTGGTATTGTTCAGGGCTCTGTGGCTACTGAGGAGTGGCAGGAGCTGAACAATAAACTGGCAACGGTGTACTCGTTGCTAAAGGATGCGGAGCAGGAAAATGTTGCACTCTGA
- a CDS encoding YacL family protein, with the protein MEYEFRRDLTGRIEARFSMNHEAMGNWLLAEPAARAERLEPLFKAITELQSGGRWAFSLPGLEFNLRLTRTDAIVRSAVLPEYDLDEESMDDDMDFYDQELHAECGLDDFKTMLNAWQGFNQQA; encoded by the coding sequence ATGGAGTATGAATTTCGTCGTGATCTGACAGGGCGTATAGAAGCGCGTTTTTCAATGAATCACGAAGCGATGGGTAACTGGCTGCTGGCAGAACCCGCAGCCAGGGCAGAACGGCTGGAACCGTTGTTCAAAGCTATTACCGAACTGCAATCCGGTGGGCGCTGGGCATTCAGCCTGCCCGGCCTGGAGTTTAACCTCAGACTGACACGTACTGACGCGATTGTGCGTTCAGCCGTCTTGCCAGAATACGACCTTGATGAAGAGTCTATGGACGACGACATGGACTTCTACGATCAGGAACTTCATGCCGAGTGCGGACTGGATGATTTTAAAACCATGCTGAATGCCTGGCAGGGGTTTAACCAACAGGCGTGA
- a CDS encoding C2H2-type zinc finger protein, giving the protein MPKFQCNECQKVLASAQTLKIHKLTHSGKHPYKCDICNKGFSRPNHLAQHMHTHTGAKPFPCTECDKAFTSQGNLNAHLLLHTGEKSFECQVCTKTFASNRNMKAHMRTHTGERPYECLPCGTFFTQPGTLNRHDKSIHAPGAPFLCQLCDYRFSQQRYLTKHNLARHPSESATQSTTVHMHTEPEGVVAVTTRTKVSLNSTETLSTVTSPIGSAYLLVTEYRSAATATITTATATQGSGLVTTYTEQNVPDSGSKSIFSDVSNDELLSIYNPDPEETFDDIPS; this is encoded by the coding sequence ATGCCAAAATTTCAGTGTAATGAGTGCCAGAAAGTTCTCGCATCTGCGCAGACTCTCAAAATCCATAAGCTAACCCACAGTGGTAAGCATCCTTATAAGTGCGACATATGTAACAAGGGTTTTTCTCGTCCCAATCATCTCGCCCAACATATGCATACCCATACCGGTGCAAAACCTTTTCCATGTACTGAATGTGACAAGGCTTTTACATCTCAAGGGAACCTGAATGCACACCTCCTACTCCATACCGGTGAAAAATCTTTTGAATGTCAGGTATGCACCAAGACTTTTGCAAGTAATAGAAACATGAAAGCGCACATGCGAACCCATACCGGTGAACGCCCTTATGAGTGTCTGCCATGCGGTACTTTTTTTACTCAACCAGGCACTTTGAACAGGCATGATAAAAGTATTCATGCCCCAGGCGCACCTTTTCTGTGTCAACTATGCGATTATCGTTTTAGTCAACAGCGCTATCTAACCAAGCACAACCTGGCACGACACCCATCCGAATCAGCTACCCAGTCTACCACTGTGCATATGCACACGGAACCAGAGGGAGTGGTAGCCGTAACAACCCGAACCAAGGTATCTTTAAACAGTACTGAAACCTTAAGCACCGTCACATCCCCGATAGGAAGTGCCTATCTACTAGTCACTGAATACCGCTCTGCAGCCACTGCCACTATAACAACGGCAACGGCAACCCAGGGATCAGGACTAGTAACCACGTATACTGAGCAAAACGTTCCGGATTCTGGCTCTAAAAGCATTTTTTCAGATGTATCAAACGATGAACTACTGAGTATTTATAATCCTGATCCTGAAGAGACATTTGATGACATTCCCAGTTGA
- a CDS encoding sterol desaturase family protein, whose product MDYIVYAIPVFILLIATEVIVTVVRKKDYYRFSDAINSLSAGMISITSGILTKVVSVTIYTGLFSVFGLWEMSVESLWVWVVGFVFYDLCYYWNHRLGHEINVLWAAHAVHHQSEEYNLTTALRQSSSGFIFGWLFYVPMAVVGVPAVVFFTVGLINLLYQFWVHTRHVPKLGWFEWFFVTPSNHRVHHAKNRRYLDKNYGGVFILWDRLFGTFKEEDEQYEPIRYGTLKPLRSWNPLWANLHLYAGMWQDCKATSRWQEKLTLWFRKTGYRPSDISTPMKMPDIHAYENYQPTVVRPLMVYTAFHFVLMIIATLALMGSYHLMPMWFNTLWVVVFIVQLVVIGWLLEKNQKLVALEAGRFATVAAALCITHQQLAVPASLWGLLCTLAVVSLLVLNRIQYNDSRQAHLQKSQEI is encoded by the coding sequence GTGGATTATATTGTTTATGCTATCCCGGTGTTTATTCTGCTGATTGCTACCGAAGTTATTGTTACCGTCGTCAGAAAAAAAGACTATTACCGGTTCAGTGATGCGATTAACAGCCTGAGCGCAGGCATGATCAGCATCACCTCCGGCATTCTGACCAAAGTCGTCAGCGTGACGATTTATACAGGGTTGTTCAGTGTGTTTGGCCTGTGGGAAATGAGCGTTGAGTCCCTGTGGGTCTGGGTAGTTGGGTTTGTTTTTTACGATCTCTGTTATTACTGGAATCATCGCCTGGGGCATGAAATCAATGTCCTTTGGGCTGCCCATGCGGTGCATCATCAGAGCGAAGAGTACAACCTGACGACGGCTTTACGACAATCCAGCAGCGGCTTTATTTTCGGCTGGTTGTTTTACGTGCCGATGGCGGTGGTGGGCGTTCCGGCAGTGGTCTTTTTTACAGTGGGCCTTATTAATCTGCTGTATCAGTTCTGGGTTCATACCCGCCATGTGCCAAAACTGGGTTGGTTTGAATGGTTTTTTGTGACGCCTTCGAACCACCGGGTTCATCACGCAAAAAACCGGCGTTACCTGGATAAAAATTATGGCGGGGTTTTTATTCTCTGGGATCGCCTGTTTGGCACCTTTAAAGAAGAGGATGAACAGTATGAACCCATTCGTTATGGCACACTGAAACCCTTACGCAGCTGGAATCCTTTATGGGCTAACCTGCATCTGTATGCCGGGATGTGGCAGGACTGCAAGGCGACCAGCCGCTGGCAAGAGAAGCTGACCCTGTGGTTTCGCAAAACCGGTTATCGTCCGTCCGATATTTCGACACCCATGAAAATGCCGGATATCCATGCCTATGAGAATTATCAACCCACTGTCGTCCGCCCTCTTATGGTTTATACGGCCTTCCATTTTGTCCTGATGATTATTGCCACCCTGGCGCTAATGGGCAGTTATCACCTCATGCCCATGTGGTTTAATACACTCTGGGTGGTTGTGTTTATTGTGCAATTGGTGGTTATTGGCTGGCTGCTGGAAAAAAACCAAAAGCTGGTGGCTCTGGAAGCCGGGCGTTTCGCCACCGTTGCAGCGGCTTTGTGCATTACGCACCAGCAACTTGCTGTGCCTGCCAGTTTGTGGGGGTTGCTGTGTACTCTGGCGGTGGTTTCATTGCTGGTACTAAACAGAATCCAATACAACGATAGTCGTCAGGCTCATTTACAGAAGTCTCAGGAAATATAG
- a CDS encoding C2H2-type zinc finger protein: MPVFRCSRCGKVLANANSLKTHQRVHSGDKPFQCEICNRRFSFSSNLTRHTRTHTNERPFQCQECGMAFTTNGNLIRHMQIHRGERPFQCQECNSSFRSQTNLTKHNQSVHGGKRSFLCQICGYGFSQQSYLYRHNQAEHPPESATYSATVHTHTEPEGVVAVTTRTKVSLNSTETLSTVTSPIGSAYLLVTEYRSAATATITTATATQGSGLVTTDTEQNVPGSGSESIFSDVPFDELLSIYNPDSEETFDDIPS, encoded by the coding sequence ATGCCAGTTTTTCGGTGCAGTAGGTGTGGGAAAGTTCTCGCAAATGCGAACTCTCTCAAAACTCATCAGCGAGTCCACTCTGGTGATAAGCCTTTTCAGTGCGAAATATGTAACAGGCGTTTTTCTTTTTCCAGTAATCTCACCCGACATACACGTACCCATACCAATGAAAGACCTTTTCAATGTCAGGAATGCGGAATGGCCTTTACAACTAACGGAAACCTGATTCGGCACATGCAAATCCATCGCGGTGAAAGACCTTTTCAATGTCAGGAATGCAACAGCTCTTTTAGAAGTCAAACAAACCTGACTAAGCACAACCAGAGCGTTCATGGCGGAAAAAGATCCTTTCTGTGTCAAATATGCGGTTATGGTTTTAGTCAACAGTCCTATCTCTACAGACACAACCAGGCAGAACACCCACCCGAATCAGCAACCTATTCTGCCACTGTGCATACGCACACGGAACCAGAGGGAGTGGTAGCCGTAACAACCCGAACCAAGGTATCTTTAAACAGTACTGAAACCTTAAGCACCGTCACATCCCCGATAGGAAGTGCCTATCTACTAGTCACTGAATACCGCTCTGCAGCCACTGCCACTATAACAACGGCAACGGCAACCCAGGGATCAGGACTAGTAACCACGGATACTGAGCAAAACGTTCCGGGTTCTGGCTCTGAAAGCATTTTTTCAGATGTACCATTCGATGAACTACTGAGTATTTATAATCCTGATTCTGAAGAGACATTTGATGACATTCCCAGCTGA
- a CDS encoding ACT domain-containing protein has product MAEACTSLFALSTYDTDYGLVKSVQLDQACTALISAGYEVNR; this is encoded by the coding sequence CTGGCTGAAGCGTGTACCAGTCTGTTTGCCCTGTCTACGTACGACACTGATTATGGTTTGGTGAAATCTGTCCAGCTGGATCAAGCCTGCACAGCGTTAATCAGTGCAGGCTATGAGGTAAACCGCTAA
- the menD gene encoding 2-succinyl-5-enolpyruvyl-6-hydroxy-3-cyclohexene-1-carboxylic-acid synthase: protein MKFPTRHPNLNSLWSALLLEELWRLGVEHICIAPGSRSAPLTLAAAVHPSLRQHVHFDERGLAFYALGLAKSSGKPVAVITTSGTAVPNLYPAIVEARQSGVPLVIITADRPPELIDCGANQAIEQQDIFSGYPGATIRLPTPSLDIPANWLLTSIDQAYARSCRQGLPLHINCMFREPLYPGKKDEDYSLYLAETTRWIESGSPHTEYELHGDGSLNASPVSWAEFMSGKGLVVIGRLRTSDDINAVLVLAQQLGWPVLADIQSQLHGHPGVIQHSDLLLASRSGRALMCQADRVFQVGGHLISKRLDHFLGSHRWQHYYMLGREVRRMDTGHCQTYRMVGNIGRICHQLAQLHVGSEEPLQPEWLDAFQAQGQRIASVVRLGQSESLSERWVAASLSTLLPEEASLFIGNSLPIRLMDMFSAHRSYGVYTNRGASGIDGLMATAAGCSVATQKPLVLLLGDISFLHDLNSLQLVRNLNSPMLIILLNNDGGGIFNLLPLAKGDSAIRHRAMDYFTTPHGLDGSHAAALFGIEYECPESIAAFRQVVERSLLRSGCTLLEVKTEPGEAARDISQTIAQVEEL from the coding sequence ATGAAATTTCCAACCCGGCATCCCAACCTGAATAGTTTATGGTCAGCCCTGTTACTGGAAGAATTGTGGCGGCTTGGCGTTGAGCATATCTGCATAGCACCGGGTTCCCGGTCGGCACCCCTGACGCTCGCGGCTGCGGTTCACCCCAGCCTTCGGCAGCATGTTCATTTCGATGAGCGGGGGCTGGCTTTTTATGCCCTGGGCCTGGCGAAAAGCAGTGGCAAACCGGTGGCTGTGATAACCACGTCAGGAACCGCAGTACCCAACCTGTACCCTGCTATTGTGGAAGCTCGACAGTCTGGCGTTCCACTGGTGATCATTACCGCTGACCGTCCGCCTGAACTGATTGACTGCGGTGCTAATCAGGCCATTGAACAGCAGGATATTTTTTCCGGTTATCCGGGGGCTACGATTCGACTGCCAACCCCCAGTCTGGATATCCCCGCTAACTGGCTCCTGACCAGTATTGACCAGGCCTATGCACGTTCCTGCCGGCAAGGTCTGCCACTGCATATTAACTGTATGTTCCGGGAGCCTTTGTATCCCGGCAAAAAGGATGAAGACTACTCTCTGTACCTGGCTGAAACGACCCGCTGGATTGAATCCGGCTCTCCCCATACGGAATATGAACTGCACGGGGATGGCAGTTTAAATGCCAGCCCGGTGTCGTGGGCTGAATTTATGTCAGGTAAAGGGTTGGTGGTGATTGGTCGTCTGAGAACCAGCGACGATATCAATGCTGTGCTGGTTCTGGCACAGCAGTTGGGCTGGCCGGTTCTTGCGGATATTCAGTCTCAGCTGCACGGGCATCCTGGGGTTATCCAGCACAGTGACCTGTTGCTGGCATCCCGCTCAGGCAGGGCGTTAATGTGTCAGGCTGACCGTGTGTTTCAGGTGGGCGGGCATCTGATCTCCAAACGGCTTGACCATTTTCTTGGCAGTCATCGCTGGCAGCATTATTACATGCTGGGGCGTGAAGTCAGGCGCATGGATACCGGTCATTGTCAGACTTATCGCATGGTGGGCAATATTGGCCGAATCTGCCATCAGCTGGCGCAGTTGCACGTTGGATCAGAAGAACCTTTGCAGCCAGAATGGCTCGACGCTTTTCAGGCGCAGGGGCAACGTATTGCTAGTGTCGTACGACTAGGGCAGTCAGAGTCTTTATCCGAGCGGTGGGTTGCTGCCAGCCTGTCAACACTGCTGCCTGAAGAAGCCTCCCTGTTTATTGGCAATAGCCTTCCCATCCGTTTGATGGATATGTTTTCTGCCCATCGTTCTTATGGTGTCTACACTAATCGGGGGGCCAGTGGCATTGATGGCCTGATGGCGACTGCCGCTGGCTGCTCAGTAGCAACACAGAAACCGCTGGTTCTGCTGCTGGGCGATATTTCGTTCCTGCATGACCTGAACTCTTTGCAGTTAGTCAGAAACCTTAATTCCCCAATGCTGATCATTTTGTTAAATAACGACGGTGGCGGCATTTTCAACCTGTTGCCACTGGCAAAGGGTGATTCAGCCATCAGGCACCGGGCCATGGATTATTTCACGACACCGCACGGTCTGGATGGCAGTCACGCAGCCGCCCTGTTTGGTATTGAGTATGAATGCCCGGAATCCATCGCTGCTTTCAGGCAGGTTGTGGAACGGTCGCTGCTGCGTTCGGGTTGCACTCTGCTTGAGGTGAAAACCGAACCGGGAGAGGCTGCCCGTGATATCAGCCAGACTATTGCTCAGGTAGAGGAGTTGTAA
- a CDS encoding DUF3080 domain-containing protein, with product MDDLLDDYLKRISRVTGIDPVPHKNTINPTLPPLKKRIYDIPDIRMKALAALNLLECPRLSEVVAYRNSSLGRQMLPSQRLHYEKELLNELADCIQYLQETEPDSKILPELRRITHRKQAQLPAVRWNALFGHVELANQLTLLPESLPDTHSGQTGTVNALLYLGRYLPDQTLAAPYTKAELEQHLQQLTASHYSGQLLRSAIRLTDTLNAVAYLLETRLKQRPLCPKGRLMPAAERLQNVFRLLYASQIQAWLSRIHREGSAWRSAMKQLLQQLPPPPSEPMDDYLQQIASDQPPISIWYQLDQSVKHHTSAWQAVLGECNLMPAGRSPPSPPPR from the coding sequence ATGGATGACTTATTGGATGACTATCTGAAACGGATCAGTCGTGTTACCGGGATAGACCCCGTCCCTCACAAAAACACCATAAACCCGACACTCCCCCCGCTGAAAAAACGTATTTATGATATTCCCGATATCCGTATGAAAGCGCTGGCAGCCCTGAATCTGCTGGAATGCCCGAGACTGAGTGAAGTAGTGGCTTACCGGAACAGCAGCCTGGGGCGACAGATGTTGCCATCTCAGCGTCTGCATTACGAAAAAGAGTTACTCAACGAATTGGCTGACTGTATTCAATACCTGCAGGAAACGGAACCTGATTCAAAGATTCTGCCGGAGCTGCGCCGCATCACTCATCGTAAGCAGGCGCAACTTCCGGCCGTTCGCTGGAATGCCCTGTTTGGTCATGTAGAACTGGCCAACCAACTGACCCTGCTGCCGGAATCATTGCCGGATACGCACTCAGGTCAGACCGGAACGGTTAATGCGCTGCTGTACCTGGGCCGCTACCTGCCTGACCAGACCCTTGCGGCGCCTTACACAAAAGCAGAACTGGAACAACACCTGCAACAGCTGACTGCCTCCCACTACAGCGGGCAGCTGCTTCGGTCGGCCATACGGCTGACTGACACCCTGAATGCAGTGGCTTACCTTCTGGAAACCCGTCTGAAGCAACGCCCCCTATGCCCTAAGGGTCGCCTGATGCCCGCAGCAGAACGTTTGCAGAATGTCTTCCGCCTGCTTTACGCCAGCCAGATACAGGCCTGGCTGAGCCGCATTCACCGGGAAGGCAGTGCATGGCGTTCAGCCATGAAGCAACTGCTTCAGCAACTGCCTCCTCCCCCCTCTGAGCCTATGGATGATTATCTGCAACAGATTGCTTCTGACCAGCCCCCGATCAGCATCTGGTATCAGCTTGACCAGTCGGTAAAACACCATACCTCGGCCTGGCAGGCTGTACTGGGCGAGTGCAACCTCATGCCTGCCGGTCGCTCCCCCCCGTCGCCTCCCCCTCGTTAA
- a CDS encoding ACT domain-containing protein: MSKPLHLSVLQQSFSVHRFSIDSPVPTDVMNSEIFSVMRTDEELSIVCESSIKLNSEKAEMDWSALKVTGPLDFALTGILAGLATTLDEAGISLFALSTYDTDYILVKSKQLSRACMALSSAGYILENWMRDV; this comes from the coding sequence GTGTCCAAACCCTTGCATTTATCGGTTTTGCAGCAAAGCTTTTCGGTTCATCGCTTTTCAATTGACAGCCCTGTTCCCACAGACGTAATGAACAGCGAGATTTTTTCAGTGATGCGCACGGATGAGGAGCTGTCGATCGTCTGTGAGTCATCCATTAAACTGAATTCAGAAAAGGCAGAAATGGACTGGTCGGCACTGAAAGTGACCGGCCCTCTGGATTTTGCACTGACTGGTATTCTGGCGGGGTTGGCAACGACTCTGGATGAAGCGGGTATCAGCCTGTTTGCCCTGTCTACGTACGACACAGATTATATATTAGTGAAGTCGAAGCAGTTGAGTCGGGCTTGCATGGCTCTCAGTAGCGCAGGCTATATATTAGAGAATTGGATGCGTGATGTTTAA